The following proteins are co-located in the Bacillus oleivorans genome:
- the pyrF gene encoding orotidine-5'-phosphate decarboxylase, with product MTKSPIIVALDFPSLHATKIFLERFEGESMFVKVGMELYYQEGPKIIDFIKEQGHDIFLDLKLHDIPNTVYSAMKGLARLGVDLVNVHAYGGSEMMRRAVQGLEDGKPNGMARPLCIAVTQLTSTSEMQLKEEAHVDLPLAEMVEKQAALAFQSGLDGVVCSPLESKRLKEMISPSFLTVTPGIRPSGTNHGDQKRVTTPSDAKKFKASYMVVGRPITKAANPAEAYQMIKKEWEETAQ from the coding sequence TGACAAAGTCACCAATTATCGTAGCTCTTGATTTCCCTTCTTTACATGCCACAAAGATCTTTCTTGAAAGATTTGAAGGTGAATCGATGTTTGTTAAAGTAGGAATGGAATTGTATTATCAGGAAGGACCGAAAATTATCGATTTTATAAAAGAACAAGGTCATGATATTTTTCTAGATTTAAAATTACATGATATTCCGAATACCGTCTATTCAGCGATGAAAGGCTTGGCTCGTCTAGGCGTCGATCTTGTCAATGTACATGCATATGGCGGCTCCGAGATGATGAGAAGGGCTGTACAAGGGTTAGAAGATGGCAAGCCAAATGGTATGGCAAGACCACTATGTATTGCCGTAACCCAATTAACGAGCACTTCTGAAATGCAACTAAAGGAAGAGGCGCATGTAGATCTTCCGCTTGCAGAAATGGTGGAAAAACAAGCTGCTCTAGCATTTCAATCCGGATTGGATGGGGTTGTCTGCTCACCGCTAGAAAGTAAAAGACTAAAAGAGATGATCAGTCCCTCATTTCTCACTGTAACACCAGGGATTCGGCCATCGGGAACCAATCACGGGGATCAAAAGCGGGTTACAACTCCAAGTGATGCTAAAAAATTTAAAGCCTCCTACATGGTTGTAGGGCGCCCGATTACGAAGGCAGCCAACCCAGCAGAAGCCTATCAGATGATTAAAAAAGAATGGGAGGAAACAGCACAATGA
- the pyrE gene encoding orotate phosphoribosyltransferase: protein MSYEVAKQLLDIGAVELRPKEPFTLSSGLLSPIYCDNRLTLSFPSVRKFIAEQLAETIKENFPSVTHISGTATAGIPHAAFVSEKLDLPMSYVRGESKGHGRKNQIEGLIKVDDQVVVIEDLISTGKSLIKAVQALREGGVNVLGTVSIFTYGLQKGIDQFKEHDILNFSICTFPELIEAALDINAISEEDVKTLHTWQQDPENWG, encoded by the coding sequence ATGAGTTATGAAGTAGCGAAACAATTATTAGACATCGGAGCCGTTGAGCTCAGACCAAAGGAACCTTTTACTCTAAGTTCTGGCCTGCTTTCACCGATTTATTGTGATAACCGGTTAACGCTTTCCTTTCCATCTGTCCGTAAATTTATTGCAGAACAGCTTGCTGAAACTATCAAGGAAAACTTTCCAAGCGTTACCCATATTTCTGGAACAGCAACAGCAGGAATTCCTCATGCCGCTTTCGTGAGTGAAAAACTAGACCTTCCCATGAGCTATGTCCGAGGGGAATCGAAAGGTCATGGCCGAAAAAATCAAATTGAAGGACTTATAAAAGTAGATGATCAGGTTGTCGTGATTGAAGACTTAATCTCAACGGGGAAGAGCTTAATCAAAGCAGTTCAAGCGCTCCGTGAGGGTGGGGTTAACGTTCTCGGTACCGTCTCGATTTTCACCTATGGCCTCCAAAAAGGAATCGACCAATTTAAAGAGCATGATATTCTAAACTTTTCGATTTGTACGTTCCCGGAATTAATCGAAGCGGCATTGGATATAAACGCAATCAGTGAGGAAGATGTTAAAACACTGCATACCTGGCAGCAAGATCCCGAGAACTGGGGTTAA
- a CDS encoding ABC transporter ATP-binding protein, giving the protein MTVLEVNELRKSFGSVLAVSDISFAVNKSEVFTIIGPNGAGKTTTLEMIQGLVPPDSGHIRFGEMTWAQHADTIKMMIGVQPQSSALFDLLTVRENLELFASFYSKQVSVDEVLEMINLTEHRNKQVKKLSGGQRQRLAIGLAMINDPEMIFLDEPTTGLDPQARRNIWDIILKLKELGKTVVLTTHYMEEAEKLSDRVCIVDNGRILSIDTPAALIDQLTKEREIRLSFAENEDAAEKTVQFIQNHPSIERIERVGTDLQLWTVQPEETLYTLFAYTKEQGFRVEQVSIRELSLEDVFIAYTGKEWRD; this is encoded by the coding sequence ATGACAGTTTTGGAAGTGAATGAATTACGCAAGTCGTTTGGAAGTGTTCTGGCCGTGAGTGATATTAGCTTTGCTGTTAATAAGAGCGAAGTGTTCACGATTATCGGCCCGAACGGTGCAGGCAAAACAACAACACTGGAGATGATACAGGGGCTCGTTCCTCCCGATTCAGGGCATATCCGATTTGGTGAGATGACATGGGCGCAGCACGCGGACACAATCAAAATGATGATTGGCGTTCAGCCGCAATCGAGTGCGCTTTTTGATCTCCTAACCGTCCGGGAAAATCTGGAGTTATTTGCCTCCTTCTATTCAAAGCAAGTCTCAGTCGATGAAGTGCTGGAAATGATCAATCTGACCGAGCATCGGAATAAACAAGTTAAAAAGTTGTCAGGCGGACAACGCCAGCGGCTTGCGATCGGTCTTGCCATGATTAATGACCCTGAGATGATTTTTTTAGATGAACCGACAACGGGTCTTGATCCACAGGCAAGAAGAAATATTTGGGACATCATTTTAAAACTGAAAGAATTAGGAAAAACGGTCGTGCTGACGACGCATTATATGGAAGAGGCTGAAAAGCTAAGTGACCGTGTCTGTATTGTCGACAATGGAAGAATCTTATCCATCGATACACCCGCAGCGCTGATTGACCAACTGACGAAGGAAAGAGAAATCAGGCTGTCGTTTGCTGAGAATGAAGATGCAGCAGAAAAAACCGTGCAATTTATTCAAAATCACCCTTCGATTGAACGGATTGAGCGGGTCGGTACTGATTTGCAGCTTTGGACCGTTCAGCCAGAAGAAACCTTGTACACTTTATTTGCCTATACGAAAGAGCAAGGGTTCCGCGTCGAGCAAGTCTCCATTCGCGAATTAAGTCTAGAAGACGTATTTATTGCATACACAGGCAAGGAATGGAGGGATTAA
- a CDS encoding ABC transporter permease, which translates to MKIRKQFAQMFMAQLKMTFREKQAWFWGIFFPVILMVIFMVIFSGDSNDDFEAKVAIVDENPNETSQMLLSQIQNLPMMEVETGADVSRAQAETLLKEEEVDAVIVLPETEDVTSLLLMVNKENEQSVTTQAVSSLLHNFIQSANLIAAGATPVYEMQFETISSGSEDLDSTDFILTGMIALSIAQGGLFGMVDLVDMRRKGLMKRLRMTPARMGLFGLSDMTMRVLFACVQIILLSLIGVFGFGANLHIDFISLIVIFFIGALSFNALGYLFSSFSKTMESYMGLANITSFLMMFLSGIFFPVETMPDWLQPVSNVLPLTYFVDGLRDAMVYQTGIATGSFWIGLGIVMAWGLVAFLIGSLLYRSKSIAETR; encoded by the coding sequence GTGAAAATAAGAAAGCAATTCGCGCAAATGTTTATGGCACAATTAAAAATGACCTTTCGGGAAAAGCAGGCATGGTTCTGGGGAATCTTTTTCCCTGTAATCCTAATGGTCATTTTCATGGTTATATTTAGCGGCGACTCGAATGATGATTTTGAGGCAAAGGTAGCAATCGTAGATGAAAATCCAAACGAAACGTCGCAAATGCTTCTTAGCCAAATTCAAAACCTTCCAATGATGGAAGTGGAAACGGGCGCGGACGTAAGCAGGGCGCAAGCCGAAACCTTGCTAAAAGAGGAGGAAGTCGATGCAGTTATTGTTCTTCCTGAAACAGAAGATGTAACCTCCCTTCTTTTAATGGTAAATAAAGAAAATGAACAAAGTGTCACAACGCAGGCCGTATCCAGTTTGCTGCATAATTTTATTCAGTCTGCTAATTTAATCGCAGCAGGTGCAACACCGGTGTATGAGATGCAATTCGAAACCATTTCATCTGGAAGTGAGGATTTGGATTCTACGGATTTTATATTAACGGGGATGATTGCCTTATCGATAGCCCAGGGCGGGTTATTTGGCATGGTCGATTTAGTTGACATGCGCCGGAAGGGTCTGATGAAGCGTCTGCGCATGACTCCAGCTAGAATGGGATTATTTGGATTAAGTGATATGACGATGCGTGTATTATTCGCCTGTGTTCAGATTATCCTTCTATCCCTGATTGGAGTCTTTGGATTTGGCGCCAATTTACACATTGATTTCATAAGTCTTATTGTCATATTTTTTATCGGGGCACTCTCCTTTAACGCGTTGGGATATTTATTCTCATCCTTTAGCAAAACGATGGAGTCCTATATGGGTTTAGCTAATATTACAAGCTTCCTCATGATGTTTTTAAGCGGCATCTTTTTCCCGGTTGAAACCATGCCAGATTGGCTTCAGCCTGTATCCAATGTCCTTCCGCTTACGTATTTTGTAGATGGTTTGCGGGATGCGATGGTGTATCAAACAGGCATCGCCACAGGTTCCTTTTGGATTGGGCTCGGCATTGTGATGGCTTGGGGGCTCGTTGCCTTTTTAATCGGCTCTCTTCTCTATAGATCCAAGTCGATTGCGGAAACTAGGTGA
- a CDS encoding OmpL47-type beta-barrel domain-containing protein, which produces MKKWFSIQTFVVVLMLVYNFFVPIGGVFAAENTLLPPSNLAYQSSTPDDGKLTWSAVYGANGYKVYEIKDGQLITLGSTTGTSYSLNDLPEGSYRYVVSTLTSEGESGPSAPVSVEIVYPEMQAPATLTSSIRNGNDIVLSWGLSKYAQKYNVYQFSESGEKTLLSSTTGTTYTQVNASEGIYTYSVTAYNSLYGESPDATPVKVEVIYPSMEKPENLTFTITNGTDVNLKWQAVNYAKGYNIYQVYNGQLELIKTVTGTSVTFSNLPAGDYTYKVFSYSDRFGESPEGSEVSVTVGSIVMTPPSNVTYKIQNINDVVFNWDAVPYATGYRIYELINGEKTLKSTVTGTSVTYSKLAGGNYEYEIYSYSDRFGESEVGSKVSFSIDTVNIYPPQDFTYKIQNGNDIVLNWSSAENATNYKVYQNIDGQKVIKSTVTGTTVTYANMPAGNYQFEVYTNSTRFGESAEGAQVSFTLEQIYLSAPENAKYEVKNGNDITVSWDAVEYATNYKVYQIVDGKKILKTTVSNPTAVLTNIAEGDTQYEIYSYSSRFGESAEGTSVNVSIIYPTMVPPENISETATSPTAFKLNWSPVEYATSYKVYQIVDGQKVLKSTVTGTSVSYSNMQPGVYHYEIYSYSTRFGISQEGAPIEVILSGVALPAPENLTYSISNGNDITLKWNAVQYANGYKIYQLIDGEYVLNRSVTGTSAKIANLPEGEFNFVVKPYSTLLGESPNGAEIKGTIVFPIMEKPENLTQTITNGNDITLRWSGVTYANSYKVYQIIDGQKVLAKTATGTSTVFNDMPEGVYQYFVHSYSDRFGESPEGSTVEINLIAPIMQAPANLTKTIANGNDIVLKWSSSTYSQKYNIYQMVDGEKVLMKTVTGTSSTFTNMPEGNYQYVVHSFNDQFGESPKGSTVEFTLTWPIMQAPADLTKSIANGNDIILKWDASTFAKGYKVYQIVDGEKILKQTVAGTSIRFNNMPEGNYQYVVYSYSDRFGDSPEGSMLEFTLTWPIMQAPTVSGSVFNANNITLSWKAVQWANEYRVYKVNGDSKELIYKGTALNYKLYNLTEDTHSFEVTAYSNRFGESVSSEQFVQKIVYPIMEPPVASLILLSETSARISWDFVTYANGYNVYEVIDGKPVLLVEKLNNLSYEIQNLTYANHEYYVTSYSNSFGESKPSEIVIAKLIIDTEAPVTIINAPTQWVNQEQLITLEATDNEVGVEKTFYSLNDGPFQEGTSIPVSQEGINKISFYSVDNVGNVEDVKTEYIKIDKTAPATNINDIPAYSQSFTVQLTGKDELSGLAKTYYSINGTAYAEGTAFVVDKEGINQISYYSVDAAGNKEEVITKEINIDRTAPKTESDAPETWVNKGVTITLTAEDENSGVAKTYYSINGSAYIQGTSFLVDKEGFNQISFYSIDKAGNKEEVRTIEVKMDKTAPTVSASFEEEYGLGTNFTLSYDAQDNLSGIAAEVVILNGISYKKGDLITLDQPGEYKLSIRVTDVAGLSTVVEKTFTVYIPVNLDVLPKVIKGNQGIFTVKAILPEEYQSSLFDVSTITLNGVSAVVDNIGLQKQAEKGHFKFNREEFVWSTGEVKLELRGYLDNKYLVIGTAFVESKK; this is translated from the coding sequence ATGAAAAAATGGTTTAGTATCCAGACTTTTGTAGTGGTTTTGATGCTGGTGTACAATTTTTTTGTACCGATTGGGGGAGTATTCGCAGCTGAAAACACTTTACTGCCCCCTAGTAATCTAGCTTATCAGTCTAGCACACCTGATGATGGTAAGCTGACATGGAGTGCAGTATATGGGGCAAATGGTTATAAGGTTTATGAAATTAAGGATGGACAGCTTATTACATTAGGAAGTACGACGGGGACAAGTTACAGTTTAAATGATCTTCCCGAGGGATCTTATAGATATGTTGTTTCTACTTTGACGAGTGAAGGAGAATCAGGTCCTTCAGCGCCAGTAAGTGTAGAAATAGTTTATCCTGAAATGCAAGCACCTGCAACATTAACCTCATCCATTCGAAATGGAAATGATATTGTTCTTAGCTGGGGTTTATCTAAATATGCTCAAAAGTACAATGTATACCAATTTTCAGAATCAGGTGAAAAAACACTTTTATCTTCAACAACAGGAACAACTTACACCCAAGTAAATGCGTCAGAAGGCATCTATACTTACTCTGTCACTGCTTATAATTCACTTTACGGTGAATCGCCTGATGCAACTCCTGTTAAAGTAGAAGTGATCTATCCTTCGATGGAGAAGCCTGAAAATCTTACGTTTACTATTACAAATGGTACAGATGTTAATTTAAAATGGCAGGCTGTAAATTATGCAAAAGGCTATAACATTTATCAAGTTTATAACGGACAGCTTGAACTAATAAAGACGGTAACAGGAACAAGTGTGACATTTAGCAACTTACCTGCGGGGGATTATACTTATAAGGTTTTTTCCTATAGTGACCGTTTTGGCGAATCACCGGAAGGAAGCGAAGTGTCTGTTACGGTAGGATCTATTGTAATGACACCGCCAAGTAATGTAACTTATAAAATTCAAAACATCAATGATGTAGTTTTCAATTGGGATGCAGTTCCATATGCAACAGGTTATCGTATTTATGAATTAATCAACGGAGAAAAAACTTTAAAAAGCACAGTAACTGGTACGAGTGTGACGTACTCCAAGCTTGCAGGCGGTAACTATGAATATGAAATTTATTCCTATAGTGATCGTTTTGGAGAGTCAGAAGTGGGATCTAAGGTATCATTTAGCATTGATACTGTAAATATCTATCCTCCTCAAGATTTTACTTATAAAATTCAAAACGGAAATGACATCGTTTTAAATTGGAGTAGTGCTGAAAATGCTACCAATTATAAAGTTTATCAAAATATTGATGGTCAAAAAGTTATAAAAAGCACGGTGACAGGAACAACTGTAACCTATGCAAACATGCCGGCAGGAAATTATCAATTTGAGGTTTATACAAATAGTACTCGTTTTGGCGAATCAGCAGAAGGAGCACAAGTTTCTTTTACTCTTGAACAAATCTATTTGTCTGCACCAGAAAATGCTAAATACGAGGTTAAGAATGGGAATGATATTACTGTAAGCTGGGATGCTGTAGAGTATGCAACAAACTATAAAGTTTATCAAATTGTAGACGGTAAAAAAATATTAAAAACAACAGTATCAAATCCTACTGCTGTCCTTACTAACATTGCAGAGGGAGATACTCAGTACGAAATTTATTCTTATAGCAGCCGCTTTGGCGAATCAGCAGAGGGAACAAGCGTTAACGTTTCTATTATTTACCCAACAATGGTTCCACCTGAAAATATTTCTGAAACAGCTACAAGTCCAACAGCTTTCAAATTAAACTGGAGTCCTGTTGAATATGCTACTAGCTATAAAGTCTACCAAATTGTAGATGGACAAAAAGTTTTGAAAAGCACTGTAACTGGTACTAGTGTTTCATACTCCAATATGCAGCCAGGTGTTTATCATTACGAGATTTACTCTTACTCTACTCGTTTTGGAATATCACAAGAAGGTGCTCCTATAGAAGTAATTTTAAGCGGAGTGGCGCTGCCTGCACCTGAAAATTTAACTTATAGCATTTCAAACGGAAATGATATTACGTTGAAATGGAATGCCGTACAATATGCTAATGGCTATAAAATTTACCAACTCATAGATGGAGAATATGTATTAAATCGATCTGTCACAGGAACTAGTGCAAAAATAGCTAATCTACCAGAAGGGGAATTCAATTTTGTAGTTAAACCTTATTCAACTCTTTTAGGAGAATCTCCTAATGGAGCAGAAATTAAAGGTACTATCGTATTCCCTATTATGGAAAAACCTGAAAATTTAACACAAACCATTACAAATGGGAATGATATAACGTTAAGATGGAGCGGAGTTACTTATGCAAATTCTTACAAAGTCTATCAAATAATTGATGGGCAAAAGGTTTTGGCAAAAACGGCGACGGGTACATCTACGGTTTTTAACGATATGCCTGAAGGAGTTTATCAGTATTTCGTGCATTCCTACAGTGACCGCTTTGGTGAATCGCCAGAAGGCAGTACAGTAGAAATTAATCTAATTGCGCCAATCATGCAAGCTCCAGCAAATTTAACAAAAACAATTGCAAACGGCAATGATATCGTCTTAAAGTGGAGTTCCTCTACGTATTCACAAAAATACAATATCTATCAAATGGTTGATGGAGAAAAGGTTTTAATGAAGACAGTTACTGGAACCTCATCTACATTTACAAATATGCCAGAAGGGAATTATCAGTATGTCGTGCATTCTTTCAACGACCAATTTGGTGAGTCACCAAAAGGTAGTACAGTAGAGTTTACCCTTACTTGGCCAATCATGCAGGCTCCTGCTGATCTAACAAAATCGATTGCAAATGGGAACGATATTATCTTGAAGTGGGATGCATCCACGTTTGCAAAAGGATATAAAGTCTATCAGATTGTTGATGGAGAGAAGATTTTAAAGCAGACTGTTGCTGGAACGTCAATTAGATTTAACAATATGCCAGAAGGGAATTATCAATATGTCGTGTATTCTTACAGCGACCGCTTTGGCGATTCGCCAGAGGGAAGTATGTTAGAGTTTACCCTTACTTGGCCAATCATGCAGGCTCCAACTGTTAGTGGCAGCGTCTTTAATGCAAATAATATTACCCTTTCTTGGAAGGCCGTTCAATGGGCAAATGAGTATCGTGTTTATAAGGTGAATGGAGACAGTAAAGAATTAATTTATAAAGGAACTGCGTTAAATTATAAACTTTATAATTTAACTGAGGATACTCATTCATTTGAAGTAACTGCATATAGTAACCGTTTTGGCGAGTCAGTTTCTTCTGAACAATTTGTCCAAAAGATTGTATATCCTATTATGGAACCACCAGTAGCCTCTCTAATATTACTAAGTGAGACTAGTGCACGTATTTCATGGGATTTTGTCACATATGCCAATGGTTACAATGTATATGAAGTGATTGATGGAAAACCTGTTCTTTTAGTTGAAAAACTGAATAATCTTTCATACGAAATTCAAAACCTTACTTACGCAAATCATGAATATTATGTGACTTCTTACAGTAACTCATTTGGTGAATCCAAACCATCAGAAATAGTTATTGCTAAATTAATTATTGATACTGAAGCACCGGTAACAATAATTAATGCACCAACACAATGGGTTAATCAGGAACAGTTAATTACACTTGAAGCAACGGATAATGAAGTAGGAGTAGAAAAAACATTCTATTCATTAAATGATGGACCTTTCCAAGAAGGAACTTCTATTCCTGTTAGTCAAGAAGGAATCAATAAAATTTCATTCTATTCAGTTGATAACGTTGGTAATGTAGAAGACGTAAAAACAGAGTATATCAAAATTGATAAAACAGCACCGGCAACGAATATTAATGATATACCAGCTTACTCTCAGTCCTTTACAGTTCAATTGACTGGAAAGGATGAATTGAGCGGTCTAGCAAAAACATATTATTCGATTAATGGCACAGCGTATGCAGAAGGCACTGCGTTTGTTGTAGATAAGGAAGGTATCAATCAGATTTCCTATTACTCCGTTGATGCTGCAGGCAACAAAGAAGAGGTAATAACGAAAGAAATAAACATTGACAGAACTGCGCCTAAAACTGAATCTGATGCACCGGAAACTTGGGTAAATAAGGGTGTAACGATTACCTTAACAGCGGAAGATGAAAACAGCGGCGTGGCTAAAACGTATTATTCCATTAATGGTTCAGCTTATATTCAGGGCACTTCGTTCCTAGTAGACAAAGAAGGTTTCAATCAAATTTCTTTTTACTCTATTGATAAAGCAGGGAATAAAGAAGAAGTTAGAACAATAGAAGTAAAAATGGATAAAACTGCTCCAACAGTTTCAGCATCGTTTGAAGAAGAGTATGGGCTTGGAACGAATTTTACATTAAGTTACGATGCTCAAGATAATCTTTCTGGAATTGCTGCAGAAGTGGTTATATTGAATGGTATTTCATATAAAAAGGGTGACCTGATTACTTTAGACCAACCAGGTGAGTACAAGCTTAGCATTCGAGTAACTGATGTTGCTGGTCTGTCAACTGTAGTAGAAAAAACATTTACAGTTTATATACCAGTTAATCTTGATGTATTACCGAAAGTGATAAAAGGAAATCAAGGCATCTTTACGGTTAAAGCAATATTACCAGAAGAATATCAATCTTCATTATTCGATGTTTCTACTATAACCTTAAATGGAGTTTCAGCAGTAGTAGATAACATAGGTCTACAAAAGCAGGCAGAAAAAGGACATTTCAAATTCAATCGTGAAGAATTTGTATGGTCTACTGGCGAAGTGAAACTTGAATTACGTGGCTATTTAGATAATAAATATTTGGTAATTGGCACAGCTTTTGTTGAATCAAAAAAATAG
- a CDS encoding Rqc2 family fibronectin-binding protein, translated as MSFDGLFTRAMVHELQRLVGARIHKVHQPYKLECILQIRGNGISHKLLLSAHPSFHRVQLTEESYENPKEPPMFCMLLRKHVEGGVIEAIEQQGLDRIITFQIKSRNELGDWKHKLLIIELMGRHSNLLLVDPEKMVILDCIKHIPSHLNRHRTLLPGYPYVAPPVHEKMNPLDATEEDVLKKIDFNSGKLPQQLVQKFEGLSPMIAKEIVSRVPLANRVTLPNMFIHVMKPIRQHQYSPSIMVGQDKEAFYFMPLLSISSEYQSFSSLSELLDRYYFGKAERDRIKQIAADLERVLQQEKRKNENKIEKLLQTLEEAKEADRYQLYGELLTANLYRIEKGMEEVEVENYYSEEAEKIVISLKKTKSPADNAQSYFSKYQKLKHAADIVQEQIGHAKAEIEYLDVLIQQLENAAPKDVEEIREELVEEGYLKAKQDKGKKKNKPQNPTLETYVSSDGTEILVGKNNKQNDYLTNRVAKKDEIWLHTKDIPGSHVVIKSAAPSDETILEAARLAAYFSKARNSSSVPVDFTKVRHVKKPSGAKPGFVIYEQQQTVYVTPDEAEVMKLRR; from the coding sequence ATGTCTTTTGATGGATTGTTTACAAGAGCCATGGTTCATGAGCTTCAACGTTTAGTTGGAGCAAGAATTCATAAGGTTCATCAGCCCTATAAATTAGAATGTATTTTACAAATTAGAGGAAATGGGATTTCCCATAAGCTTTTGCTTTCTGCACATCCCAGTTTTCACCGGGTTCAATTGACAGAAGAAAGCTACGAGAATCCGAAAGAGCCACCGATGTTTTGTATGCTTCTGCGCAAGCATGTAGAAGGCGGCGTAATTGAAGCAATCGAGCAGCAAGGACTCGATCGGATTATCACTTTTCAAATCAAATCGAGAAATGAATTAGGCGATTGGAAACATAAACTTTTAATTATCGAATTAATGGGAAGACATAGTAATCTCTTATTAGTCGACCCTGAAAAAATGGTGATTCTGGATTGTATTAAACATATTCCCTCTCATCTTAATAGACACAGAACGCTGTTGCCGGGATATCCATATGTCGCGCCTCCGGTTCATGAAAAAATGAATCCGCTCGATGCGACGGAAGAAGATGTGTTAAAAAAGATCGATTTTAACAGCGGAAAATTACCGCAACAGCTCGTGCAAAAGTTTGAAGGGTTATCACCGATGATTGCTAAAGAAATCGTTTCCCGCGTTCCATTAGCTAATCGTGTTACCCTTCCAAATATGTTTATTCATGTCATGAAGCCAATCCGACAACACCAATATTCACCTTCTATCATGGTAGGTCAAGATAAGGAAGCCTTTTACTTCATGCCTTTATTGTCAATAAGCTCGGAGTATCAAAGCTTTTCTTCATTAAGCGAATTGCTTGACCGTTATTATTTCGGAAAAGCAGAACGGGACCGGATTAAGCAAATTGCCGCAGACTTAGAAAGAGTTTTGCAGCAGGAAAAACGGAAAAATGAAAATAAAATTGAAAAGCTGCTCCAAACACTGGAGGAAGCCAAAGAGGCGGACCGTTATCAGTTATACGGAGAGCTGCTGACGGCAAATTTGTATCGGATTGAAAAAGGTATGGAGGAAGTTGAGGTTGAAAACTATTACAGTGAGGAAGCCGAAAAGATAGTCATTTCTTTAAAGAAAACGAAATCTCCAGCTGACAATGCACAAAGCTATTTTTCTAAGTATCAAAAATTAAAACATGCCGCTGATATTGTGCAAGAACAAATTGGTCATGCAAAAGCAGAGATCGAATACTTGGACGTGCTGATTCAGCAGCTCGAAAATGCCGCACCTAAGGATGTAGAAGAAATCAGAGAAGAATTGGTCGAAGAGGGCTACTTAAAAGCGAAGCAAGACAAAGGGAAGAAGAAAAATAAACCGCAAAATCCAACCCTTGAAACCTATGTATCTTCCGATGGAACCGAAATATTAGTGGGTAAAAACAATAAACAAAATGATTACCTAACAAACCGAGTCGCCAAAAAAGATGAAATTTGGCTGCATACGAAGGATATTCCAGGATCTCATGTCGTGATAAAATCTGCTGCTCCGTCAGATGAGACGATCCTTGAAGCAGCACGGTTAGCAGCCTATTTTAGTAAAGCCAGAAACTCCAGCTCGGTTCCAGTTGATTTTACCAAAGTCCGCCACGTGAAGAAACCAAGCGGCGCGAAGCCTGGCTTTGTCATTTATGAACAGCAGCAGACGGTGTATGTGACACCTGATGAGGCGGAGGTTATGAAATTACGGAGATAG